In Daucus carota subsp. sativus chromosome 4, DH1 v3.0, whole genome shotgun sequence, one DNA window encodes the following:
- the LOC108217136 gene encoding DNA (cytosine-5)-methyltransferase DRM2-like, translating into MANPNNSSWPSKKILSEQNNKSTSGRSSHEIGIFNIVGKFTRSNWKASSMRSSLCDRLLVMGYPWKVVVRAIEEHGAYNEEAVFNTILTYKGTAILREMGFTCGEAFEAIGRCGVQSPITDAQHFIQGLNDVGLNIKCKRESIRRTPMTGFGVPHVVQKPNNVVITRDRERIPRNIPARGGGKGPPYFYFENVARAPKGVWETMSNFLYDIEPEFVDSIYFSAAARKRGYIHNLPIDKRFPILPTPPSTIFGALPSTKTSWPKWDPRIKLNCIVTNNGRPKHTKKISEELDNCGTEPPPHIRKKVLQVCRKYNFIWVGNNKVAPLHPKQIEKIMGFPDGHTDMLSRSARYRCLGNTFQVNTVGYHLSVLKRLFPEGIKVLSLFSGIGGAEVALHKLQIPLKFVVSVECSKACRDVMLRWWKRSNQQGKLIHISDVKYLTHQKLRELIDMCGGFDLVIGGSPCNNFAGNNRRTRVGFKGEQSSLFLDYWRILESVNFITLCRTYY; encoded by the exons ATGGCGAACCCTAACAATAGTTCATGGCCTTCAAAAAAG ATATTAAgtgaacaaaataataaaagtacTAGTGGCCGCAGCAGCCATGAGATTGGGATCTTCAACATTGTTGGGAAATTTACTCGGTCCAATTGGAAG GCAAGTTCCATGAGGAGTAGCCTGTGTGACAGGTTACTAGTAATGGGATATCCTTGGAAAGTTGTGGTCAGGGCAATAGAAGAACATG GTGCATACAATGAAGAAGCAGTATTCAATACTATTCTCACATATAAG GGCACGGCAATTTTACGAGAAATGGGATTTACATGTGGTGAAGCATTTGAAGCTATTGGAAGATGTG GTGTACAAAGTCCGATAACTGATGCACAACATTTTATACAAG GATTAAATGATGTTGGCCTAAATATAAAATGTAAGAGGGAAAGTATCCGTAGGACGCCAATGACAGGATTCGGAGTTCCTCATGTTGTGCAAAAACCTAATAATGTTGTGATTACTAGGGATCGGGAACGTATCCCAAGAAATATTCCAGCAAGAGGAGGAGGGAAGGGGCCTCCATATTTCTATTTTGAGAATGTAGCACGTGCACCAAAAGGGGTGTGGGAAACTATGAGTAATTTCCTCTACGATATTGAGCCCGAATTTGTGGACTCAATATATTTTTCTGCGGCGGCAAGAAAAAGAGGTTACATTCACAACCTTCCCATTGATAAGAGGTTTCCAATTCTTCCCACCCCTCCATCCACCATATTTGGAGCCCTTCCTTCCACTAAAACTTCCTGGCCTAAATGGGATCCGAGGATCAAGCTAAACTGTATAGTTACTAATAATGGACGTCCAAAGCATACCAAGAAGATAAGTGAAGAGCTTGATAATTGTGGAACTGAACCACCCCCACACATCAGAAAAAAGGTGCTTCAAGTTTgcaggaaatataattttatttgggtGGGAAACAATAAAGTGGCACCCCTCCACCCCAAACAGATCGAGAAAATAATGGGATTTCCAGACGGTCACACAGATATGTTGAGCCGCAGTGCTCGATATCGGTGCCTTGGAAACACATTCCAG GTCAACACCGTAGGATATCATCTCTCAGTATTAAAGAGATTGTTTCCTGAAGGCATTAAGGTTCTTTCATTGTTCTCTGGCATTGGTGGAGCTGAAGTTGCCCTACATAAGCTCCAAATTCCCCTAAAGTTTGTAGTCTCCGTAGAGTGTTCAAAGGCTTGTCGAGATGTTATGCTCAGATGGTGGAAAAGAAGTAACCAGCAGGGCAAGCTGATTCATATCTCCGATGTGAAATATCTAACCCATCAAAAGCTAAGAGAACTAATTGATATGTGTGGGGGCTTTGATCTTGTAATTGGTGGAAGTCCCTGCAACAATTTTGCTGGAAACAATAGGCGTACTAGAGTTGGGTTCAAGGGTGAACAATCCTCCTTATTTTTAGACTATTGGCGTATTCTTGAATCTGTAAACTTTATAACTTTGTGCAGAACCTATTATTGA